The DNA segment ACTGGTCATCAGCGTTGTAGGAGATGTTGTTGTCGTCCACACCAACGGCTTTCGCTACGAAGCGAAGGGGCACATAGGTGCGATCGCTCTTGATGTAGGGAGCGGCATCTATTACGGTTTCAACGCCGCCGATGGTCATCTTGCTTTCGCCAATCTTGAAGGTGGCGGTGCGTTTTTGGTTTTGGTCAGCAGGGGTGATGACCTTACCTACAGCCAGCTTGACAGCCCAGCTTTGATCGAATTCACCGGAGTCAACAGTGGTGCTGGAACCGGATGTGCTCGAGGGCAGGCTGGAGTAGCTGGTGTATTCGGAACCTTGATAGTAAATCGAGGTAGCGGTCTTGTCGTTTTCGACGATCGCGTTGCCACCGATTTTCGCTTCAATGGTACCTTCGGGAACGCTGCGGTCCAGGTCGACCTTGACGTTGGAGATCTTAATCTTGGAAGCTTTGGTACCGCTGGACTTGATGGGAATGGTCAGGGTGGTGTCATCGTCCGTCTTGGCGATGCCGTCTTTGTCGAGGTCAACGTCACCTTCGACAACTTCAACGGTCGGAACAGCGCTCCAGGTTACACCGTCAGTCAGTTTGACTTTCAGTTCACGGTAGCCGCTGCCGCCCAGCTTGTCATCCATGATGTTGCCTTTATCGGTTTCAGCAATGATGATGTCGTTCAGCGGTTGCTCTTTCACACCAACGCGAAGCTCTTTGGCGTCGTTCGTGGCGGAGACGGGCAGAGTCGCTTTGGAAACAACCAGTTCGCCTTCAGCGCCAGCGCGTCCGGACACTTTGGCTTTGATTTCGCCGTCAGTGTTGCCCTTGACGGAGAGGTAGAACTGAACTTCCAGTTCAGCTTTGGTCTGGGAGGGAGCGCCGGTGTAGTTGATTTCTACATAGCTGTCTTTACCGTCGATTTTGGCTTTGACAGCGGACTCGGCTTCCCAGCCAGTGGTTTTCGCGGTGTATGTTTTGATGCCGGTGACTTTTACCCAAGTCGGGAAGTCAACGCGAACCTTGCGGTTTCCGGTCAAGGAACCAGCAATGTTTTCTTTGATGTTGATCTTGGCAGTTTTGGTGTCATACTGACCGGCAACTACGTTTTCAACATCGCCGACCAGCTTGACGGTCGTGCCGAAATCAGCGTAGTTCGCAACGACGATATCGGCGTCATCAACGTTGTCAGCCACTTTGCCTTCGATGCTAGCGGTCACATCACCAAAAGCAGCGTCGGAGTCAGGCGAGATGATCGGGTTGACTTCAATGATACCACGGTCCGTCGTCGTTGCAGGCAGGGTGCCGTAGACGTTCAGGGTGCGGCTATCCGTGTCGAGGCTGGTGGTGAAGGAAACGCCGGAGAAGCCACCGAGACCGCTGACATAGGAGTCGCCGGAGGCGGTGCCAGTGGAAGTAGCGTCAACCCATTTGAAGTTGCTGGGGAGCTTCACGGTGAAGAGGGGGGTACCGGAGGTAGCGGTTACAGCACCGATGGAACCGGCATAGTTCTCTTCGATGCGGATGATGCCGCCTTGGC comes from the Heliomicrobium gestii genome and includes:
- a CDS encoding copper amine oxidase N-terminal domain-containing protein: MSYTKKFVASLAAAGLLTGLMVPSAFAMTNNSVDIVKSIADDATKQELGKLTLKEDSDTPSDMQPGTSFMYTLPSGVKLDDSATAIGGDVYKYVFWNGNQLSSSGNHGLTVAKSGDYTLTIKLPPAGSEYATSSGVAASDSVAIKPYVKIDGFDGGDIEANVTALDSGLSGGKYVIGRVATGQKTTASCVKVETIGDNSGSQGGIIRIEENYAGSIGAVTATSGTPLFTVKLPSNFKWVDATSTGTASGDSYVSGLGGFSGVSFTTSLDTDSRTLNVYGTLPATTTDRGIIEVNPIISPDSDAAFGDVTASIEGKVADNVDDADIVVANYADFGTTVKLVGDVENVVAGQYDTKTAKINIKENIAGSLTGNRKVRVDFPTWVKVTGIKTYTAKTTGWEAESAVKAKIDGKDSYVEINYTGAPSQTKAELEVQFYLSVKGNTDGEIKAKVSGRAGAEGELVVSKATLPVSATNDAKELRVGVKEQPLNDIIIAETDKGNIMDDKLGGSGYRELKVKLTDGVTWSAVPTVEVVEGDVDLDKDGIAKTDDDTTLTIPIKSSGTKASKIKISNVKVDLDRSVPEGTIEAKIGGNAIVENDKTATSIYYQGSEYTSYSSLPSSTSGSSTTVDSGEFDQSWAVKLAVGKVITPADQNQKRTATFKIGESKMTIGGVETVIDAAPYIKSDRTYVPLRFVAKAVGVDDNNISYNADDQSVILIKGDRVVKLQVGSSVLTINGVPMTMDVAPEVADPGRIMLPVKWVAQALGITANWDAATQTVTVN